From the genome of Solidesulfovibrio carbinolicus, one region includes:
- a CDS encoding methyl-accepting chemotaxis protein, which yields MAKGSVNTVLTLLVAGCVTVAIVVLVLYVSRTSFRMASDLQETALSQLASSTSRTLDLYLEDAADVARALATQDAVIAGLSGDAKRSQDRFRNYIESYKHYWAIFSFDLKGKVVSGYNANMQDMAGGDRSDRDYVKAVLGGKDTFFTDQIMSAKTGDILIFVVAKAVRGPDGKLLGGVAVCPKWNVFTKNFIDPLRFGTRGYGLMLDGKGNVIAHATDKDMLLKNVADQPFAKQALASKEGVVAYDWQGERKVMAFAPVSRTGWVVCMTAYEAEMTATAAAQRNLLLIIGACCLIAAVAGITLANRAMVLRPLTRVAAYARKVTAGNLGTTLAGRFRFELAELAASVSAMVADLKNKLGFSQGVLDGIPAPCAIAGPDGRILWLNRQAIDLLDLDATPESAKGQVTGQLFYGDPNRETLSQRTLREGRGLSLDLDFTTRRGRVLHLHVDTTLFYDMDRNLLGCVIFWNDMTGIVSQKNRIEEQNALISSLAGQASQVADRMAAAADDLARSIGEASLGAREQSHRVQETASAVAELSATIMDVAKNAGDTASLAEKARDTAGEGAGLAGEAAKAVDAVRQQSAALAATMGELDDRAKGIGAIMGVISDIADQTNLLALNAAIEAARAGEAGRGFAVVADEVRKLAEKTMAATKDVGQAIAGIQRGADETASRMDQAAARVADATGLSERSGQALSRIVELVAGAGDQVRSIAAAAEQQSATTEAINTSVGDINALAAKAADTLDHCADAVRELADLANNLNELIRGLQQQDARSLTLPQEKFLT from the coding sequence ATGGCCAAGGGCAGCGTCAACACCGTGCTCACCCTGCTCGTCGCCGGCTGCGTCACCGTCGCCATCGTCGTGCTGGTGCTCTACGTTTCGCGCACCTCCTTTCGCATGGCCTCGGACCTGCAGGAAACGGCCTTAAGCCAGCTGGCCTCCTCCACCAGCCGCACCCTGGACCTCTATCTCGAAGACGCCGCCGACGTGGCCCGGGCCCTGGCCACCCAGGACGCCGTCATTGCCGGCCTGTCCGGCGACGCCAAGCGCTCCCAGGACCGGTTTCGCAACTACATTGAGAGCTACAAGCACTACTGGGCCATCTTCTCCTTCGATCTCAAAGGCAAGGTCGTTTCCGGCTACAACGCCAACATGCAGGACATGGCCGGCGGCGACCGCTCCGACCGCGACTATGTCAAGGCCGTGCTCGGCGGCAAGGACACCTTTTTTACCGACCAGATCATGAGCGCCAAGACCGGCGACATCCTCATCTTCGTGGTGGCCAAGGCCGTGCGCGGCCCGGACGGCAAGCTGCTTGGCGGCGTGGCCGTGTGCCCCAAATGGAACGTCTTCACCAAGAACTTCATCGACCCTCTGCGCTTTGGCACGCGCGGCTACGGCCTCATGCTCGACGGCAAGGGCAACGTCATCGCCCACGCCACTGACAAGGACATGCTGCTCAAAAACGTGGCCGACCAGCCCTTCGCCAAGCAGGCCCTGGCCAGCAAGGAAGGCGTGGTCGCCTACGACTGGCAGGGCGAACGCAAGGTCATGGCCTTTGCGCCGGTGTCCCGCACCGGCTGGGTCGTGTGCATGACCGCCTACGAAGCCGAGATGACGGCCACCGCCGCCGCCCAGCGCAACCTGCTCCTTATCATCGGGGCCTGCTGCCTCATCGCCGCCGTGGCCGGCATCACCCTGGCCAACCGGGCCATGGTGCTGCGCCCGCTGACCCGGGTGGCCGCCTACGCCCGGAAGGTCACGGCCGGCAACCTGGGGACGACGCTTGCCGGCCGCTTCCGTTTTGAACTGGCCGAGCTGGCGGCCAGCGTCAGCGCCATGGTGGCCGACCTCAAAAATAAGCTCGGCTTCTCCCAGGGCGTCCTCGACGGCATCCCGGCCCCCTGCGCCATCGCCGGCCCGGACGGGCGCATCCTGTGGCTCAACCGGCAGGCCATCGACCTGCTCGACCTCGACGCCACCCCGGAATCGGCCAAGGGGCAGGTGACCGGCCAACTCTTCTACGGCGACCCGAATCGGGAAACCCTTTCCCAACGCACCCTGCGCGAAGGGCGCGGGCTTTCCCTCGACCTGGACTTCACCACCCGGCGCGGCCGTGTCCTGCATCTGCATGTGGACACCACGCTGTTTTACGATATGGACCGCAATCTGCTTGGTTGCGTCATCTTCTGGAACGACATGACCGGCATCGTGAGCCAGAAAAACCGCATCGAGGAGCAAAACGCGCTGATTTCCAGTCTGGCCGGCCAGGCTTCCCAGGTGGCCGATCGCATGGCCGCCGCCGCCGACGATCTGGCCCGCAGCATCGGGGAAGCCAGCCTTGGGGCCCGGGAACAAAGCCACCGCGTCCAGGAAACCGCTTCGGCCGTGGCCGAGCTTTCCGCCACCATCATGGACGTGGCCAAAAACGCCGGCGACACCGCCAGCCTGGCCGAAAAGGCCCGGGACACCGCCGGAGAAGGGGCCGGGCTGGCCGGAGAAGCCGCCAAGGCCGTGGACGCCGTGCGCCAGCAGTCCGCCGCCCTGGCCGCCACCATGGGCGAACTCGACGACCGGGCCAAGGGCATCGGGGCCATCATGGGCGTCATTTCCGACATCGCCGACCAGACCAACCTGCTGGCCCTTAATGCCGCCATTGAGGCGGCCCGGGCCGGCGAGGCAGGTCGGGGCTTTGCCGTGGTGGCCGACGAGGTGAGAAAGCTGGCCGAAAAGACCATGGCCGCCACCAAGGACGTGGGCCAGGCCATTGCCGGCATCCAGCGCGGGGCCGACGAAACCGCTTCCCGCATGGATCAGGCCGCCGCCCGGGTGGCCGACGCCACCGGCCTGTCCGAACGCTCGGGCCAGGCCCTGTCCCGCATCGTCGAACTGGTGGCCGGCGCCGGCGATCAGGTCCGGTCCATCGCCGCCGCCGCCGAACAGCAATCCGCCACCACCGAAGCCATCAACACTTCGGTTGGCGACATCAACGCCCTGGCCGCCAAAGCTGCCGACACCTTGGACCACTGCGCCGACGCGGTGCGCGAATTGGCTGATCTGGCGAACAATCTTAATGAACTGATACGCGGTCTCCAACAACAGGACGCCAGGTCTCTCACTCTGCCTCAGGAAAAATTTTTGACGTGA